From the Salarias fasciatus chromosome 16, fSalaFa1.1, whole genome shotgun sequence genome, one window contains:
- the LOC115403631 gene encoding granzyme B-like, whose translation MTMIQISCIVYMFLLVSITGAVESNIVAGRVAKPHSRPYMASLQFNGTHSCGGILIREDFVLTAAHCKYPKEMMVVLGGHNITAKEKTQQRIEVARYHLHPKFTGQYEYDIMLLQLKKKAKLNKYVKTIGIPNKNGKTPANINCAVAGWGRTGENMPPSDVLRETTEKIQFSFECKNIWGIYFNSDHMMCTKFNKKKGGVCEGDSGGPLICNNKVEGITAYTKQCECSNPHYPHVFTKVNYFSSWIKKVMKPSMNVA comes from the exons GTTCCTGCTCGTCTCCATCACTG GAGCTGTTGAGAGCAACATCGTGGCTGGGAGGGTTGCAAAGCCCCATTCCAGACCCTACATGGCATCACTCCAGTTTAATGGAACACATTCATGCGGTGGGATACTTATTAGAGAGGACTTtgttctgactgctgcacactgcaaaTA TCCTAAAGAAATGATGGTGGTGCTTGGAGGTCACAACATTACTGCTAAAGAAAAAACTCAGCAACGGATTGAAGTGGCCAGATACCATCTGCATCCAAAGTTCACGGGACAATATGAATATGACATCATGTTACTTCAG ctgaaaaaaaaggcCAAGCTCAATAAGTATGTGAAGACTATTGGAATACccaacaaaaatggaaaaactcctGCAAACATCAACTGTGCTGTAGCTGGATGGGGAAGAACTGGAGAAAACATGCCTCCTTCAGATGTTCTGAGGGAAACTACAGAGAAAATACAATTCAGCTTTGAGTGTAAAAACATCTGGGGCATATACTTCAACAGTGATCATATGATGTGCACCAAGTTCAACAAAAAGaagggaggagtgtgtgag GGTGATTCTGGTGGACCACTCATCTGCAACAATAAGGTTGAAGGTATCACAGCCTACACCAAGCAATGTGAGTGTTCTAATCCACATTATCCTCATGTCTTCACCAAAGTGAATTACTTCAGTTCATGGATCAAGAAAGTCATGAAGCCATCAATGAATGTTGCATGA
- the rabl3 gene encoding rab-like protein 3: MASLDRVKVLVLGDSGVGKSSLVHLLCQNQVLGNPSWTVGCSVDVRVQDYKEGTPDEKTFYIELWDVGGSVGSASSVKSTRAVFYNSVNGIILVHDLTNKKSSQNLYRWSLEALNRDSSPTGVIVSNGSDYDREQFAENPVPLLLIGTKFDQIPESKRSEVLTRTAFLSEDFNAEEINLDCTNPRYLAAGTSNAVKLSKFFDKVIEKRYFTRDPSQMTGFTDRKRFNFKSLHYD, from the exons ATGGCTTCACTTGACAGAGTTAAAGTTCTAGTTTTAGGCGATTCAG GAGTGGGAAAGTCCTCCTTGGTCCATCTACTTTGCCAGAATCAAGTGTTAGGGAATCCGTCGTGGACTGTGGGATGCTCTGTGGATGTGAGG GTTCAAGACTATAAGGAGGGAACGCCAGATGAGAAAACCTTCTACATTGAACTGTGGGATGTTGGAGGATCTGTCGGCAGTGCCAGCAGTGTCAAAAGTACGCGAGCAGTCTTCTACAATTCGGTCAATG GAATCATCTTGGTACATGATCTGACAAATAAGAAATCCTCTCAGAATCTCTACCGCTGGTCTCTGGAAGCTTTGAACAGGGATTCCTCTCCAACAGGAGTCATCGTCTCAAATGG cAGCGACTATGACAGAGAGCAGTTTGCTGAGAATCCTGTACCTCTGCTCTTAATTGGAACCAAGTTTGACCAAATTCCAGAGAGCAAACGCAGTGAGGTTCTCACTCGGACGGCTTTCCTGTCTGAAGACTTCAACGCAGAAGAGATCAACCTT gaCTGTACCAACCCCAGATATCTTGCTGCAGGCACATCAAATGCAGTGAAACTCAGCAAGTTCTTTGACAAG GTAATCGAAAAGAGATATTTTACAAGGGATCCAAGTCAG ATGACCGGTTTCACAGACAGAAAACGGTTCAACTTCAAAAGCTTGCACTATGACTGA